In Candidatus Atribacteria bacterium ADurb.Bin276, one DNA window encodes the following:
- a CDS encoding EamA-like transporter family protein, with the protein MFKSISRTQAIFFLILTAILWSFGGLLIKIVSWNPIAIAGMRSAIASIFILIYLRRPRLNWSRNQILGALFYAATVILFVYATKKTTAANAILLQYSAPIYVALLGHRILGEKTSRLDWIIIFTVIGGMMLFFFDQFQIGNVLGNIVAILSGVTFALLTIYLRSQKDASPLESVLMGNILTALIAIPFMLTSAPGKGSWLGLILLGLFQIGLAYILYSIAIKYVTALEGSLIPIIEPILNPIWVFLALGEKPSKWALIGGSIIIVAMILRYLLPALMNKQQKTLQQNQKIPVNPSGK; encoded by the coding sequence ATGTTTAAGAGTATAAGTAGAACCCAAGCGATATTTTTCCTCATCCTTACAGCTATCCTCTGGAGCTTTGGAGGGTTACTGATAAAAATAGTAAGCTGGAATCCAATTGCTATTGCAGGTATGCGCAGCGCCATAGCGAGTATTTTTATTCTGATTTATCTTCGCCGTCCTCGGCTTAACTGGTCGAGAAATCAGATTTTAGGAGCCTTGTTCTATGCTGCAACTGTCATTCTCTTCGTTTATGCTACCAAGAAAACAACTGCTGCCAATGCGATACTCCTTCAGTATAGTGCACCAATCTATGTGGCACTTCTTGGCCATAGAATTCTTGGAGAGAAAACCAGCCGACTTGATTGGATAATTATTTTTACTGTCATTGGAGGTATGATGCTCTTCTTTTTTGATCAATTTCAAATCGGCAACGTACTGGGAAATATAGTAGCTATTTTAAGTGGAGTAACCTTTGCACTTCTCACCATTTATCTACGCAGTCAAAAGGATGCGTCACCCCTTGAATCAGTTTTGATGGGTAATATTCTCACTGCTCTGATTGCTATTCCTTTTATGTTGACATCAGCTCCTGGGAAAGGAAGCTGGCTTGGCCTTATTCTACTGGGTTTATTTCAAATTGGTTTAGCTTATATTTTGTACTCCATCGCCATTAAATATGTCACTGCCTTAGAAGGAAGTCTGATTCCAATTATCGAGCCAATTCTCAATCCAATTTGGGTTTTTCTTGCTCTTGGGGAAAAACCCAGCAAATGGGCACTAATCGGCGGAAGTATAATTATCGTTGCTATGATTCTTCGTTATCTGCTTCCTGCTTTAATGAATAAACAACAAAAAACCCTTCAACAAAACCAAAAAATTCCCGTTAATCCTTCTGGTAAGTAA